A single Elephas maximus indicus isolate mEleMax1 chromosome 2, mEleMax1 primary haplotype, whole genome shotgun sequence DNA region contains:
- the UNC5A gene encoding netrin receptor UNC5A — protein sequence MAAWPSLWPVLLGIVLAVWHRGSGAQQSATVANPVPNPVPGANPDLLPHFLVEPEDVYIVKNKPVLLVCKATPATQIFFKCNGEWVRQVDHVIERSTDGSSGLPAMEVRINVSRQQVEKVFGLEEYWCQCVAWSSSGTTKSQKAYIRIAYLRKNFEQEPLAKEVSLEQGIVLPCRPPEGIPPAQVEWLRNEDLVDPALDPNVYITREHSLVVRQARLADTANYTCVAKNIVARRRSASAAVIVYVDGSWSPWSKWSACGLDCTHWRSRECSDPAPRNGGEECPGADLDTRNCTSDLCVHTASGPEDVALYVGLIAVAVCLVLLLLVLILVYCRKKEGLDSDVADSSILTSGFQPVSIKPSKADNPHLLTIQPDLSTTTTTYQGSLCTRQDGPSPKFQLSNGHLLSPLGGGRHTLHHSSPTSEAEDFVSRLSTQNYFRSLPRGTSNMAYGTFNFLGGRLMVPNTGISLLIPPDAIPRGKIYEIYLTLHKPEDVRLPLAGCQTLLSPIVSCGPPGVLLTRPVILAMDHCGEPSPESWSLRLKKQSCEGSWEDVLHLGEEAPSHLYYCQLEAGACYIFTEQLGRFALVGEALSVAAAKRLKLLLFAPMACTSLEYNIRVYCLHDTHDALKEVVQLEKQLGGQLIQEPGVLHFKDSYHNLRLSIHDMPSSLWKSKLLVSYQEIPFYHIWNGTQQYLHCTFTLERVSPSTSDLACKVWVWQVEGDGQSFNVNFNITKDTRFAELLALESEGGVPALVGPSAFKIPFLIRQKIITSLDPPCSRGADWRTLAQKLHLDSHLSFFASKPSPTAMILNLWEARHFPNGNLSQLAAAVAGLGQPDSGLFTVSEAEC from the exons GTGCCCAGCAGAGTGCTACGGTGGCGAACCCAGTGCCCAACCCAGTGCCCGGGGCCAACCCAGACCTGCTCCCCCACTTTCTAGTGGAGCCTGAGGACGTGTACATTGTCAAGAACAAGCCAGTGCTGCTGGTGTGCAAGGCCACACCTGCCACACAGATCTTCTTCAAGTGCAACGGGGAGTGGGTACGCCAGGTGGACCACGTGATTGAGCGCAGCACCGACGGGAGCAGTG GGCTGCCGGCCATGGAGGTGCGCATCAACGTGTCGAGGCAGCAGGTGGAGAAGGTGTTTGGGCTGGAGGAGTACTGGTGTCAGTGCGTGGCCTGGAGCTCCTCGGGCACCACCAAGAGCCAAAAGGCCTACATCCGCATCGCCT ACTTGCGCAAGAACTTCGAGCAGGAGCCGCTGGCCAAGGAGGTGTCCCTGGAGCAGGGCATCGTGCTGCCATGCCGCCCGCCAGAGGGCATCCCCCCAGCCCAG GTGGAGTGGCTCAGGAATGAGGACCTGGTGGACCCAGCACTGGACCCCAACGTGTACATCACACGGGAGCACAGTCTGGTGGTGCGGCAGGCCCGCCTGGCTGACACGGCGAACTACACCTGTGTGGCCAAGAACATTGTGGCACGCCGCCGCAGTGCCTCAGCAGCTGTCATCGTCTACG TGGACGGCAGCTGGAGCCCATGGAGCAAGTGGTCAGCCTGCGGGCTTGACTGCACCCACTGGCGAAGCCGCGAGTGCTCTGACCCCGCACCCCGAAACGGAGGCGAGGAGTGCCCAGGCGCAGACCTAGACACCCGCAATTGCACCAGTGACCTCTGTGTGCACA CTGCCTCTGGCCCCGAGGATGTGGCCCTCTACGTGGGCCTCATTGCGGTGGCCGTGtgtctggttctgctgctgcttgtCCTCATCCTGGTATATTGCCGAAAGAAGGAGGGGCTGGATTCCGACGTGGCCGACTCATCCATCCTCACCTCAGGCTTCCAGCCTGTCAGCATCAAGCCCAGCAAAGCAG ACAACCCCCATCTGCTCACCATCCAGCCTGAcctcagcaccaccaccaccacctaccagGGCAGCCTATGTACCCGGCAGGACGGGCCCAGCCCCAAGTTCCAGCTCTCTAATGGGCACCTGCTCAGCCCGCTGGGCGGTGGCCGCCACACGCTGCACCACAGCTCGCCCACCTCTGAGGCCGAGGACTTCGTCTCCCGCCTCTCCACGCAGAACTACTTCCGCTCCCTGCCCCGAGGCACTAGCAACATGGCCTATGGGACCTTCAACTTCCTTGGGGGCAGGCTGATGGTCCCGAACACAG GGATCAGCCTTCTCATCCCCCCAGATGCCATACCCCGGGGGAAGATCTACGAGATCTACCTCACACTGCACAAGCCTGAGGATGTGAG GTTGCCCCTAGCTGGCTGTCAGACCCTGCTGAGTCCCATCGTTAGCTGTGGGCCCCCCGGAGTCCTGCTCACGCGGCCTGTCATCCTTGCGATGGACCATTGCGGGGAGCCCAGCCCCGAGAGCTGGAGCCTGCGCCTCAAGAAGCAGTCATGTGAGGGCAGCTGGGAG GACGTGCTGCACCTGGGTGAGGAGGCGCCCTCCCACCTCTACTACTGCCAGCTGGAGGCCGGCGCCTGCTATATCTTCACTGAGCAGCTGGGCCGTTTTGCCCTGGTTGGAGAGGCCCTCAGCGTGGCCGCAGCCAAGCGCCTCAAGCTGCTCCTGTTCGCACCTATGGCCTGCACCTCACTTGAGTATAACATCCGAGTCTATTGCCTGCATGACACCCACGATGCCCTTAAG GAGGTGGTGCAGCTGGAGAAGCAGCTGGGGGGCCAGCTGATCCAGGAGCCCGGGGTCCTGCACTTCAAGGACAGTTACCACAATCTGCGCCTGTCCATCCATGACATGCCCAGCTCCCTGTGGAAGAGCAAGCTGCTCGTCAGCTACCAG gAGATCCCCTTTTATCACATCTGGAATGGCACGCAGCAGTACCTGCACTGCACCTTCACCTTGGAGCGCGTCAGCCCCAGCACCAGCGACCTGGCCTGCAAGGTGTGGGTGTGGCAGGTGGAGGGCGACGGGCAGAGCTTCAACGTCAACTTCAACATCACcaag GACACAAGGTTTGCTGAGCTGCTGGCTCTGGAGAGTGAAGGGGGGGTCCCAGCCCTGGTGGGCCCCAGTGCCTTCAAGATCCCCTTCCTCATTCGGCAGAAAATCATTACCAGCCTAGACCCACCCTGCAGCCGGGGTGCTGACTGGCGGACTCTGGCCCAGAAACTCCACCTGGACAG CCATCTCAGCTTCTTTGCCTCCAAGCCCAGCCCCACAGCCATGATCCTCAACCTGTGGGAGGCACGGCACTTCCCCAACGGCAACCTCAGCCAGCTGGCCGCCGCCGTGGCCGGACTGGGCCAGCCAGACTCTGGCCTCTTCACGGTGTCGGAGGCCGAGTGCTGA